A segment of the Commensalibacter oyaizuii genome:
AACCCTTACTTCTTTATGTACAAATCATTTAGAAAATGTAAAGCCAACAATATCGGTTTCATCAATAAAAACATCTTCTTTTGATACAGTTTCATCAATCAAGCCTCAAAATCAACCCTTACTTGCACAAAATATTGAAGAAATTTGCCAAGCAATCCAAGATTTTAAAAATTATCCCCTTTACGAAACCGCGATGCATTCTGTCTTACCCAAAGGGGATCCTCTGTCTTCTATTTTCATTATTGGCGAGGTACCTGATGCTGACGAAGATCGAAATGGTCGTGTCTTTTTTGGACAAACAGAATTTTGGTTGAATCAAATGTTCAATCTAATTGATTTAAATCTAGATACTTGTTTTCGTATGCCAATTATTCCATGGCGCCCACCAGGGGGGCGTCAGCTATCCAATAATGAATTGTCAGCATGCTTGCCCTTTCTATATAAAACATTGGAACTCTATAAACCCAAATTTGTCATCAGCATTGGGATATTGCCTGCACGCATATTAACCCAAAAAACAACAGCGTCCATGAATCAATTAAAAGGAAAATGGCATTCTATTTCCCTGCCAGGTACAAACACACAATTAAAACTATTCCCGCTACGTCATCCATCTCAACTAAATACCAGTGCCAAAATAAGACAAGAAACATGGCGAGATTTACTTATTCTACGCTCAACGCTATCCTCAGATCCAAACCACGCAGCGAAAACGTAAAATAGAAACCTTTATAATTACGCTTTACATCTGTAATAGCTTATTTACAACAACTACAAATATTAACAAATATTAACAAAATAAACCCTTGATTTATTACTATTACCCCCTAAATTTGGTTTATTATGCAAGGGATACATTTTATCTCCCCTTTGGTTGTGCGTGCTGTCATCGCAAGTGCAACCTTGTTCGCAGGTGTATCCGTGTCCACACTTAGGGCACAAACACCAAAGCAACAGGATCAATATGAAGAAACAGCAACCATAACACCACATTTTACCAGTGGTGCAAATGGAAATGTTCGTTTCCCACGTCCATTGGACGCATTAGATGCCCGACGTATTCGTCACATCTTTGATCTTCAACGTCAAGGGGATTTCACAACCGCTCAATCTGAAACGATTCAAATTTCAGATAATTTATTGCTTGGCGATATCCTTGCCGAGCGTTATCTTAACCCAAAATTTACCCCCAACACGGGGCAACTAAAACTATGGCTTAAAAATTTTCCTGATTATGCTGATTCATCTGCAATCATCAAAAGATTAACCCTTATTACCCCCACAGCAACATCAGTCCCTGTGGATCATTCACTGCCTGTATTAGATAAGAATGTGCTAGAAACACATTTTCCAATCGCACAGGAATCTGATCCTGTCATCACACCTTTTAAACGCAATCCTTTATTGGACCGTACAGTATACGCCAGAAGTGGTCTAGGATTACAAGGGGCTAAAAGTGCCTTGAAGTTAATTAAAGCTACACCTGGAATGACGGATTTATATGCTGCGCAACTGCAAGCTGAAATCGCGCAACAACTTTTTTCAATCGGACAAGATAGCGAGGCTTTATCAATTGCTCAAAGGGCTTTTTCCTTGTCCAAAGGGAAAATCGGACTTGCTGGATATATTGCCGGCCTTATTGCTTGGAAACGAAACGAAGACGATCTGGCATTTTATCTGTTTTCTAAAGCCTCACGTGCGACAGTTACCGCCCCTCATATCCAAGCTGGATGCTTTTTTTGGGCGGCCCGTACCCGATTAAAAGTCAACGATCAACACGATTATCAAATATGGTTACGCAAGGCTGCCAACGCCCCACATACGTTTTATGGAATATTGGCAACTCATCTTTTAAACGAAAACAAATCTGATCTTTTCTCAACGCAACTTAATTCAGCAGATATCAATGCCGTAGAAGATACAGCTTTGGGAAAACGATTTTTCGCCCTCCTACAGGTGAATGAAAAAGACAGAGCCGAAGTTGTTTTAAGACAATTATGGATGCAAGCCAACCACAACCTGGCTTTATCGCACTCTATACAGCTTGTTGCAAAAGCAGCGGGTTTTAAAGAGCTGTCCAATCAGCTGTCAACCATTTTGAAACGTAATGATACTTACGTTAAAAATGATGCATTACTGCCTATTCCAATCTTAAAACCACGACACGGATATAAAATTAATCCTGCTTTAATCTATGCATTAACACGTCTAGAATCAAATTTTAATACCAAGGCTGTTTCCCATAACGGAGCAATGGGGTTAATGCAAATTATGCCCGTAACAGCGCAATATATCGCCAACAAGCAGGACAATATTTCCTTAAACCGCCCCAACCAATTACAAAATGCAGCCTTAAATCTGGAAATTGGGCAATTATACTTAATTCATCTGGCGGGTTTGCCTTCTAATAAAAATATCCAAGGCGGAAGTTTGCTTCACATGCTGGCCAGTTATAATGCGGGCCCCTCGGTTATTTCCAAATGGCTGGACATCACTACAAATAAAGAGGATCCACTATTATTTATAGAAAGTATCCCTATTAAAGAAACCAGAAATTACCTGCATAAGTCTTTAACGTATTTATGGATTTATTCAAAAGAGCTGGATTTACCAACCCCTTCACTACAAACCTTGGCACAAAATGAGTGGCCCAGTTTTTCTGAAGAAAAACAACTAACACAAAAAATTACCATTCACTGATAAAAAAGCTTTCTCTTAAATATCTAAGAGAAAGCTTTTTTAATGACTTATAGTTTTTAATTTTGAGCTACTGGCTGACGGCTTGCTTTGACCTTGGTAACTCGCCTTCCATCCATTTCAATAACTTCAAACAACCAACCTGAAAAAACAACCTTATCCCCTTTGACGGGAACACGGCGTAAAAGTGCTAAAATTAATCCAGCCAACGTGTGATAACTGCCCTCGGCAGGTAGATCATCTAAATGTAATTGATCTTTGACCCCATCAACCAAAGTGGTACCTTCTAAAATATATTCATTAATTACCCCAGATTCCAATCTTGGAATGTCTAAAGGCTGATTAATTTCACCAACAATAGCCTTAAAAATATCTGAAACCGTTACGATCCCTTCAAAAGATCCATATTCGTCTAGAACCAAAACCACACCGATCACGTCGGCGCGCAACCTTTCCAATGTATCTAAGGCGGACATACTATCTGGCACAACCAAAGGCAACTGTAGACAAGAATCAATAGATAGTTCCTTTCCACGTAATAATGTCCCTAAAACATCGCTTGTTGAAATAATACCTACTGGATTATCAATCCCCCCTTCACACACGACTAGACGTGTGTGAGACGTATTTAACAACGTATCTTTTAATTCATTTTTAACTGTATTTCGTTCAACCCAAGCAATTTCAGTGCGTGGTCGCATAACAGCGCGTACAGGACGATCAGCCAGTCGTAAAAGACGCTCTATCATATTTCGTTCTTCTACTTCTAAAATACCTGCCTGTGCTCCTTCGGCGATATAGGCTCTTAATTCTTCTTCTGTTACTGAAACTCGAACTTTTTTATGACGTCCAAATAATTTTAAAATAAACCCTGAAAACTGACCTAATATCCAGACACCTGGGGATGCAACTCGCGACATTATGTCAAATATCCATGCCAATCTAACGGCAATTAATTCAGGTTCTTGTAATGCAATTTGTTTTGGAACCAACTCTCCAAAAATTAACATAAAAAAAGTGATGCATAAAACAACAATGAATATTGATAAATCATCTGCAAATGCCCCAACAAAGGGCAATCCACGCAGCCAAGCCCCCAAATATGCCTCAATCTTAGCACCTCCAAAAGCACCTTCAAAAATTGAAACCAATGTAATACCAATTTGGATGGTTGGTAAAAAACTCTGTGGATTATCCATTAAACGCAGTGCGCGATCAGCCCCACGCACGCCACTGCGCTGCATCGTAACGAGACGTGTTTTACGACTGGAAATTAAGGCTAATTCCCCCATAGCGAAAATGCCATTTAAAAAAATCAAACAGATAATCACAAGAATAGAAATAATCATGCCTGTTATAAAACCTACCTTAAGAAAAATTAGCCAAAACAACTAAATATCATATTGTTTTACAAGATAATAGCACAACCGATTCATACGATCTGAACAACAATTCAATTCATTGCGTATCTGGATCAAGACGCTTGACGCAACTAACTCAAGCTACGTTTAATCCAACAATGGAATGGTTACTTTATTCCATAAAAAAAACGAGCCTTTTGTTAAAAAGTGCTCGCTCTAAGTGATATTTCAAAAATTTCAAATCGAATTAAGATGCTTCTTTAACCTGTTCTGTGGTTTTAACTGTCTTAATACGACGAATAGTTGTTGAACGTTTGCTGGGCGAAGTTGATTGAATTTTTGCCAATAATCCCTCTACTTGTTGAGTATACCCATACTCAGCGGGGCGTTGACGAGACAAATCAATTTCAGGGGCCATAGGTCCATCAACCTGAGGTCCAGTTAATGCAACTTTTGCGATATGCCATGGACGTTGTATAGCATCCTTTACTGCCGTTGATTCATAACCTGAATGAACCATACAGTCAGCACATTTTTCGTAATTGCCAGTACCATACAAATCCCATTGAGTATCATTCATTAACTCTTCAAAACTTGATGCATATCCTTCGCCCAATAAATAACAAGGTCGTTGCCAACCAAAAACTGTTTTTAAAGGTTTTCCCCAAGGAGTACAATGATATTGTTCGTTACCAGCTAAAAAGTTAAGAAATAAAGGCGACTGTGTAAATCGCCATTTATGCCCTTTACCAAGACGAAAAATATCACGGAATAGTTGTTTGGTTTTTTGACGATTCAAGAAGTGTTCTTGATCTGGTGCACGTTCATACGCATATCCAGGTGCTGTCATAATTCCATCAACACCCATTTCCATTACGGTATCAAAAAATTCTGCGACACGTTTGGGTTCTGCATTGTCAAACAAGGTGCAATTAATAGAAACGCGAAAGCCCTTTGATTTGGCCAATTTAATCGCAGCAATTGCCCTATCATAAACGCCTTCTTGGCACACAGAAGCATCATGCATTAATTGATCACCATCCAAGTGAATATCCCAAGAAAAGAACGGAGATGGCTTATAATCATCAATTTTCTTTTCCAATAATAATCCATTTGTGCATAAATACACATACCGCTTACGCGCTATTAATCCTTGGATTATTTTGGGCATATCTTTATGCAACAAAGGTTCACCGCCAGCAACAGCAACGACGGGTGCACCACATTCAGCATCTGCATCCAGACATTCTTGCACGCTTAATCTTTGGTTTAAGATGTCAGCTGGGTAATCAATTTTTCCACAACCAGAACAAGCTAAATTACAACGTAATAGAGGTTCCAACATCAAAACCAGCGGATATTTTTTTCGACCTTTTAGATGTTGCTTTACAACATAACTTCCGACTCGAACCGCCTGCATCAGAGGAACAGCCATTTTTCAGCTCCCAAACCGGAAAAACCGGTATTAAAAATACAACAATTAATATTCAATATGACAAATAAAACCTACAGCATGTAGAATTATTTTCATAAAACGTATTTGTAAATCAAATCTTATATACTATACATAACCATTTAGCAGGCACCATAATGTATGTTCCAAATAAAAAGGAGCTTTTTCCCAAAAAAACATCCTCTTTATCAAGCGAAAGTGATAATTATGTAACATAATTTGGGTTAGATTGGAAAAAAAATCAATGCTCTTTTTATAACAAAGACTGTTTGTAAAATTAAAATTGGTATAGTAAAACTTTAAATCTACTATTAGACAACATAAACTAAAACCTAATTACTTTATAATGTAAATGTTCCGCTCATTTATATTCTTATGTAACAAACGGACGAAATAAAACATGGATGAACGAACCCAAACTCCTAAAAATCAGGAAAATCTGGCAGGAAATGAATCGACAGATTTCATCAAATCCATTCCGACCTATGGACGTTTTCCTTTACTGGATCGGGTTCGCCATCCAGTCGATTTAAACAATCTCTCTGTTGAACAATTAGAACAGTTGGCGCGTGAACTGCGCGCTGAAACGATCGACGCTGTCTCTACAACAGGGGGGCATTTAGGGGCATCTTTGGGGGTCGTCGAATTAACGGTTGCTCTACACGCTGTCTTTGATACACCCCAAGATTCGTTAATTTGGGATGTTGGTCACCAAGCCTATCCACACAAGATCCTTACAGGTCGTAGAGATTTAATTCGTACATTGCGTCAACCTGGTGGCCTTTCTGGATTTACAAAACGTTCTGAAAGTATTTACGATCCATTTGGTGCAGCACATTCTTCAACCTCTATCTCTGCAGGATTAGGGATCGCTGTTGCCAATCACTATAAAGCACGCCGCGATCCAAAATTTAAAGAACGCAGTGTTATCGCGGTTATTGGTGACGGATCAATTTCTGCAGGAATGGCTTACGAAGCCATGAACAACGCAGCAGTTGCAGGCCCAGGTGCAGAAAAACTAATTGTCATTCTAAATGACAATGAAATGTCTATTTCGCAACCTGTTGGGTCAATGTCAGTTTATTTATCCCAACTTTTGTCATCACGTCATTTTCTTGGCCTTCGTGATTTAGCCGCAAGAGTGGCCAGCAAATTACCTGAAAGCATTGAAAAACGTGCAAAACGTGCCGAAGAATACGCTCGTGCAATGATGACGGGCGGCACGTTATTTGAAG
Coding sequences within it:
- a CDS encoding hemolysin family protein, with translation MIISILVIICLIFLNGIFAMGELALISSRKTRLVTMQRSGVRGADRALRLMDNPQSFLPTIQIGITLVSIFEGAFGGAKIEAYLGAWLRGLPFVGAFADDLSIFIVVLCITFFMLIFGELVPKQIALQEPELIAVRLAWIFDIMSRVASPGVWILGQFSGFILKLFGRHKKVRVSVTEEELRAYIAEGAQAGILEVEERNMIERLLRLADRPVRAVMRPRTEIAWVERNTVKNELKDTLLNTSHTRLVVCEGGIDNPVGIISTSDVLGTLLRGKELSIDSCLQLPLVVPDSMSALDTLERLRADVIGVVLVLDEYGSFEGIVTVSDIFKAIVGEINQPLDIPRLESGVINEYILEGTTLVDGVKDQLHLDDLPAEGSYHTLAGLILALLRRVPVKGDKVVFSGWLFEVIEMDGRRVTKVKASRQPVAQN
- a CDS encoding lytic transglycosylase domain-containing protein, which encodes MQGIHFISPLVVRAVIASATLFAGVSVSTLRAQTPKQQDQYEETATITPHFTSGANGNVRFPRPLDALDARRIRHIFDLQRQGDFTTAQSETIQISDNLLLGDILAERYLNPKFTPNTGQLKLWLKNFPDYADSSAIIKRLTLITPTATSVPVDHSLPVLDKNVLETHFPIAQESDPVITPFKRNPLLDRTVYARSGLGLQGAKSALKLIKATPGMTDLYAAQLQAEIAQQLFSIGQDSEALSIAQRAFSLSKGKIGLAGYIAGLIAWKRNEDDLAFYLFSKASRATVTAPHIQAGCFFWAARTRLKVNDQHDYQIWLRKAANAPHTFYGILATHLLNENKSDLFSTQLNSADINAVEDTALGKRFFALLQVNEKDRAEVVLRQLWMQANHNLALSHSIQLVAKAAGFKELSNQLSTILKRNDTYVKNDALLPIPILKPRHGYKINPALIYALTRLESNFNTKAVSHNGAMGLMQIMPVTAQYIANKQDNISLNRPNQLQNAALNLEIGQLYLIHLAGLPSNKNIQGGSLLHMLASYNAGPSVISKWLDITTNKEDPLLFIESIPIKETRNYLHKSLTYLWIYSKELDLPTPSLQTLAQNEWPSFSEEKQLTQKITIH
- the hpnH gene encoding adenosyl-hopene transferase HpnH; its protein translation is MAVPLMQAVRVGSYVVKQHLKGRKKYPLVLMLEPLLRCNLACSGCGKIDYPADILNQRLSVQECLDADAECGAPVVAVAGGEPLLHKDMPKIIQGLIARKRYVYLCTNGLLLEKKIDDYKPSPFFSWDIHLDGDQLMHDASVCQEGVYDRAIAAIKLAKSKGFRVSINCTLFDNAEPKRVAEFFDTVMEMGVDGIMTAPGYAYERAPDQEHFLNRQKTKQLFRDIFRLGKGHKWRFTQSPLFLNFLAGNEQYHCTPWGKPLKTVFGWQRPCYLLGEGYASSFEELMNDTQWDLYGTGNYEKCADCMVHSGYESTAVKDAIQRPWHIAKVALTGPQVDGPMAPEIDLSRQRPAEYGYTQQVEGLLAKIQSTSPSKRSTTIRRIKTVKTTEQVKEAS
- a CDS encoding uracil-DNA glycosylase — encoded protein: MFDRLSLLRLYSEWGVDETLTSLCTNHLENVKPTISVSSIKTSSFDTVSSIKPQNQPLLAQNIEEICQAIQDFKNYPLYETAMHSVLPKGDPLSSIFIIGEVPDADEDRNGRVFFGQTEFWLNQMFNLIDLNLDTCFRMPIIPWRPPGGRQLSNNELSACLPFLYKTLELYKPKFVISIGILPARILTQKTTASMNQLKGKWHSISLPGTNTQLKLFPLRHPSQLNTSAKIRQETWRDLLILRSTLSSDPNHAAKT